From the Halomonas meridiana genome, one window contains:
- a CDS encoding ERF family protein — translation MATNTNVVNRDTTTTSLQAVPANSAPAHADSTAIIQVIERAALNPDVDIDKMERLLQMQERVMDRQAMMAYSAAMAAMQTELPSIEEHGQGNNGKYATLEDIVDTVRPIMQKHGFAVSFRIQTQERGIQVTGVLMHKDGHREETSMLLPADISGNKNAVQAFGSSTSYGKRYVLSALLNITTRGQDDNGNTSTRVKLVTPFQAGQIQRLISQCPATTQEWFSGKYGSAVQVPQADFDKLRASLTKRAVK, via the coding sequence ATGGCAACAAACACTAATGTGGTAAATCGCGACACAACGACCACCTCCCTCCAGGCCGTTCCGGCTAATTCAGCCCCGGCACATGCCGACAGCACCGCTATCATTCAGGTCATTGAGCGTGCGGCGCTTAACCCAGACGTTGATATCGACAAGATGGAGCGTTTGCTGCAAATGCAGGAACGGGTGATGGATCGACAAGCCATGATGGCCTATAGCGCCGCGATGGCGGCGATGCAGACCGAGTTACCCAGCATCGAAGAACATGGCCAAGGCAATAACGGTAAATACGCCACGCTGGAAGATATCGTCGATACCGTGCGGCCCATTATGCAGAAGCATGGCTTTGCAGTGAGCTTCCGTATTCAGACGCAGGAGCGCGGCATTCAGGTCACCGGTGTGTTGATGCACAAGGACGGCCACCGTGAAGAGACCAGTATGCTTCTGCCTGCGGATATAAGCGGCAACAAAAACGCAGTACAGGCCTTTGGCTCGTCTACTAGCTATGGCAAACGCTACGTGCTGAGTGCCCTGCTTAATATCACCACGCGAGGCCAGGACGATAACGGCAACACCAGCACTAGAGTAAAGCTAGTAACGCCCTTTCAGGCGGGGCAGATCCAGCGGCTGATCAGCCAATGCCCCGCCACGACCCAGGAGTGGTTCAGCGGCAAGTACGGTTCTGCCGTTCAGGTGCCTCAGGCGGACTTCGACAAGCTGCGGGCGTCCCTCACTAAGCGAGCTGTTAAGTAA